In Pyrus communis chromosome 15, drPyrComm1.1, whole genome shotgun sequence, the genomic stretch CCATGAAAGAAAGCTTGAAGAATAAAGCAACGAGTATCATAAGGACATGTTattcctgctctgataccatgttgagttttaagtgttttgtttgTATTATCTTTTCATAGAGAAACAACAGCACAAGAATACAAGATATATAGGGCAAGGTGTGATCAACACACTGATCACCCTTGAATCACTCCTACACGGCAACTCTATAAAAAGCAGAAAGAAGGTAAGGCAAAAATCTTCTAACCACCCTAGAAGTATGGGAAAGAAGATACAAGATCTAACTAGAAGTAAGGTGACAACTGCACCCATATCGTCTACCTAACCAATAGCTCTGGATACCCACTCTTGACTTTTATTAGACGATATGGGGTGACAGATGCTGCATATGACTAATGCTGCATATGGAATACCCACTCTTGACTTTCAATAAATGGTgatacaaagaaaaagacagaaaataaaataaaatcatgagATATTTACTACTTACTGTTGAAATTCTATGTTAACGAATGTAGCGGAAGAGTTGGCGATTGCAGCAAATGCAGTAGTGGAGAGAACTATGGTAGCATCACTTCTTGAAGGTCGGGACACCGAAGAGAGTGCACGATCCACTATCTTTACCTGAATCGTGTTCCCTGGAACGCAGGTTCCTCGCACGGGAGCGCTTATGCACCTCACCTGATATTGCCTTCCACAAGCTGCACCATTGTCCCAAATTCCCTCACCAACGGACGCGAACAGGTTGCCCGGCGGAAACTGTCCCTGGTCACTTCCACCACAGGCGGTAGCTATATGCATGGAAGGTATTAATTAGTATGGATatgttaacaaaaacaaaattgttattTTAGACACACAAAACTGATAAACTATGTAATAGGTGTGCCTTAGCATTTGTGTTTAGGATCACCTGTATAAGATTGTGTATAAGGTTTTGTATGTCTTCATAGCATTACTCTATGCAGCCATAGTCTGGAATTTATGTATATCTTCACAATTTTTTACTAAAAAATCGTTTTCGGATATTCTTAAGTTCGTTTGCTCATAATTTTGAGATATTCTGTTTAGCATTTCTTTACTTTCAGAATTTAGACCCTCGACATTTCCATAATCCAACAAAGTGTTCAAGAAAATAAAGCGAAaatccaaaaacataaaaaaagaaagaatgaatTTAAGATGCACGAGAGTAAAATTTATGCAGAATTTACGTAAATAAGGGGGCCTGTACTGAGCAGCAGTGCCAACGTCAGCCTGAGAGGAATGAAAGAGCGCTTCGGATAAGAAGATCAGAAGCAGGCATGGAAGAGAACTCTGAGGCTTAGACATTTGCCTGATCAAAAAATAAGGTAAATTAATCAGAGGGAACTAGTTaattatatgaaatataattaTAAAGGTACAATATAATTAATTGCATATTCTTTTGTAGAAATTTGTAAGGATTCATTCAAAGTCAAAAGTCTGAAAATTAGGTTAATTTTAGCTTAAGGTGTATGAAAGTTTTCTGTTAGCTCAGAGTAGGACACCAATAAGGGTTTCAAGATCAGTTTGAAAATGTATAATATGGCTAAGCAAGTAAAAACAGCAGAAAGTGAAAACACAAACACAGGTAAAAACAAAAATGGGCAGAAAGCAAGATATACTGATTAGTTCATTATTAAAATCGAATTAGTTTCAACTAATTTGTTTGCTACAGTACTTGAGGAGGGCTGAGAAGGGCCAGAGTTTAATGGTTCAGGTGagcttaattatatattaaggaGGGTATAGTTAATTTGGATTTCAGATGATTTTAATAGACTTTATTAAGTGATAGATTTCAAAGGATTTTAATGGACTTTTCAATCCTGTATGGATTTTCATTATAGATTTCAATTGATTTGTGTAGATTTTGATTATGGATTTCATAAGATTTCTAAGCATCATCAAACCAATACAGACATAACTTGAATTTCTTTGAGATATTTCAAAAAGAAGTTAATTATCATCATCTCCAACACAGGCCCCATGGTCTTTCAaggccttcttcttcttctccctccctcctcctccaccCTTCAGCCTCTTCTGTCCCATTCTCCCActccaaaaaacccaaaaaccctcTTGTGCTTTTTATCAAATACCTGGAGGACCCAATTCACCACAACTAAACAAACCCCGTTGCTCTGTT encodes the following:
- the LOC137716816 gene encoding EG45-like domain containing protein; its protein translation is MSKPQSSLPCLLLIFLSEALFHSSQADVGTAAQYRPPYLPTACGGSDQGQFPPGNLFASVGEGIWDNGAACGRQYQVRCISAPVRGTCVPGNTIQVKIVDRALSSVSRPSRSDATIVLSTTAFAAIANSSATFVNIEFQQI